The following are encoded in a window of Algiphilus aromaticivorans DG1253 genomic DNA:
- a CDS encoding bifunctional diguanylate cyclase/phosphodiesterase produces MAAEGNVSAPRDRSSLRRDVLRVLAANVLLLLAFALWQSYALQQLETLNTQKQTLQQLRAGLASGEGSGTPAEVGAVPAPEKLIARMNAAQAEGLEDPRQQGALRAEADRAVTALDMRIESLSRHMRVAVGLLILAMLLLQAGALWGFRRQVVQPLVALAGRAERVAAGLTDDMTPLQSTRREFRLIAQALDGVGEREARLAELVHRDETTGLANRRAARQSLGRWVEEGASGAVIMLRVVNLGSVRAVYGETEANALLNRYARSAEGVVGQWCDTIAAYAEDVLILLVRSGAEVALADIVTALMAAGSDAEVQRGTRAELVASIALFPVHGDTVDAVIGQASAALDNATARGAGAVERARETGAGSLRKHLVHHEAMRRAVESDRLELWYMPIVDVHQLPGRICHAEALMRMRDADGQVHPVPMEMMERLLATPDLLLPASERCFRQACETLKRLHADGHDIAVAFNLAAPELRDEHLERLIEIFVASGLPPASLMLEITERVALRGMEKVVPRLQAAREQGVRVVLDDFGTGFSSLSHLVELPIDGIKIDRVFIKDLETDSRSRAIVSATNALAQVLKLEVVGEGIETEAQRDLLRELGCCVHQGYLYAKAMPADQLRLRLTAGV; encoded by the coding sequence ATGGCCGCTGAGGGAAATGTCTCCGCGCCGCGCGACCGGAGCTCCTTGCGCCGCGACGTGTTGCGCGTGCTCGCTGCCAATGTATTGCTGCTGCTCGCTTTTGCGCTCTGGCAGTCTTATGCCCTGCAGCAGCTGGAGACGCTGAATACGCAGAAGCAGACGCTGCAGCAGCTGCGCGCCGGGCTCGCCAGCGGCGAAGGTTCCGGCACTCCGGCCGAGGTCGGAGCCGTCCCCGCTCCGGAGAAACTGATCGCACGCATGAATGCTGCTCAGGCGGAAGGACTTGAGGATCCCCGGCAACAGGGCGCGCTGCGGGCGGAGGCCGACCGGGCAGTCACCGCTCTCGATATGCGTATCGAGAGCCTGTCGCGGCACATGCGGGTCGCTGTCGGTCTACTCATCCTCGCCATGCTGCTTCTGCAGGCAGGGGCGCTGTGGGGTTTCCGGCGACAGGTCGTGCAGCCGCTGGTCGCACTGGCCGGCCGCGCCGAGCGCGTTGCGGCCGGCTTGACCGACGACATGACGCCGCTGCAGTCGACGCGGCGGGAGTTCCGCCTTATCGCCCAGGCCCTTGATGGCGTCGGAGAACGCGAAGCGCGCCTTGCGGAATTGGTGCATCGCGACGAGACCACCGGTTTGGCCAATCGTCGCGCCGCGCGCCAGAGCCTCGGCCGCTGGGTGGAGGAGGGCGCCAGTGGCGCCGTCATCATGTTGCGTGTGGTCAACCTGGGCAGTGTGCGTGCCGTCTACGGCGAGACCGAGGCCAACGCCCTGCTGAACCGCTACGCGCGCAGCGCGGAGGGCGTTGTCGGACAGTGGTGCGACACCATCGCCGCCTACGCCGAGGATGTCCTGATACTGCTGGTGCGCAGCGGTGCCGAGGTCGCGCTGGCCGATATCGTGACGGCCTTGATGGCGGCGGGCAGCGACGCCGAGGTGCAGCGCGGTACGCGCGCCGAACTGGTGGCTTCCATCGCGCTCTTCCCCGTGCACGGCGATACCGTCGACGCCGTTATCGGCCAGGCCAGCGCGGCGCTCGATAACGCCACTGCGCGTGGTGCCGGCGCCGTCGAGCGCGCCCGGGAGACGGGGGCAGGCAGCCTGCGCAAGCATCTGGTGCATCACGAGGCCATGCGGCGTGCCGTCGAAAGCGACCGTCTGGAGCTGTGGTACATGCCTATCGTCGACGTGCATCAGCTGCCGGGGCGCATCTGTCACGCCGAGGCGCTGATGCGCATGCGCGACGCCGACGGCCAGGTGCATCCGGTGCCGATGGAGATGATGGAGCGCCTGCTGGCGACCCCGGACCTGCTGCTGCCAGCCTCGGAGCGCTGCTTTCGCCAGGCCTGCGAGACCTTGAAGCGGCTGCACGCCGACGGCCACGACATCGCCGTAGCCTTCAATCTCGCCGCACCGGAGCTGCGCGATGAGCACCTGGAACGGCTGATTGAGATCTTCGTCGCCAGCGGGCTGCCGCCAGCCTCGCTGATGCTGGAGATCACCGAGCGCGTGGCGCTGCGGGGCATGGAGAAGGTCGTGCCCAGGCTGCAGGCGGCGCGCGAGCAGGGTGTGCGCGTAGTGCTCGACGATTTCGGCACCGGCTTCTCCTCGCTGTCGCATCTGGTCGAGCTGCCCATCGACGGCATCAAGATCGATCGCGTCTTCATCAAGGACCTGGAAACCGACTCGCGCTCGCGCGCGATCGTCTCGGCGACCAATGCGCTGGCGCAGGTACTGAAGCTCGAGGTGGTCGGCGAGGGGATCGAGACCGAAGCCCAGCGCGACCTGCTGCGCGAGCTGGGCTGCTGTGTGCACCAGGGGTATCTCTACGCCAAGGCCATGCCGGCTGATCAGCTGCGTCTGCGGCTGACGGCCGGGGTCTAG
- a CDS encoding M48 family metallopeptidase, producing the protein MAQRSLAFISGVAIATALAACATTPTGRSQLMLVSGEQMRAMGAEAFAQMQEETPVARNTPAARYVQCISDALVRVIAPEQEWEVQTFEQDSVNAFALPGGKIGVYTGLIKVAENQDQLAAVIGHEIAHVLANHSAARVSNQLAAQLGASVLAGATGMNPELIGMGAQVLLLMPYGRADESEADELGLRYMARAGFDPSAAPALWVNMAEASGGQAPPEFMSTHPSHDTRIRDLRAQLGDAQPLYEQARREGRRPNCQRPSGV; encoded by the coding sequence ATGGCGCAACGATCTCTGGCATTCATCTCGGGCGTCGCCATTGCGACGGCTCTGGCCGCTTGTGCGACAACGCCCACGGGCCGCAGCCAGCTCATGCTGGTATCCGGCGAGCAGATGCGCGCCATGGGCGCCGAGGCCTTCGCGCAGATGCAGGAAGAAACCCCTGTGGCTCGCAACACTCCGGCAGCGCGCTATGTCCAGTGCATCAGCGATGCGCTGGTAAGGGTGATCGCACCCGAGCAGGAGTGGGAAGTCCAAACCTTTGAGCAGGACTCGGTGAACGCCTTCGCGCTGCCGGGCGGCAAGATCGGCGTCTACACCGGCCTGATCAAGGTTGCGGAGAACCAGGACCAACTCGCGGCGGTCATCGGCCACGAGATCGCCCACGTGCTCGCCAACCATTCCGCCGCCCGGGTTTCGAACCAGCTGGCCGCGCAGCTGGGTGCTTCGGTGCTCGCCGGCGCCACCGGCATGAATCCGGAACTCATCGGCATGGGTGCGCAGGTGCTCCTGCTGATGCCCTACGGCCGCGCCGATGAGAGCGAAGCCGACGAGCTGGGGCTGCGCTACATGGCGCGCGCCGGATTCGACCCGAGCGCCGCCCCGGCGCTCTGGGTGAATATGGCAGAGGCTTCCGGCGGCCAGGCGCCTCCGGAATTCATGTCGACGCATCCCTCCCACGACACGCGCATCCGCGACCTCCGCGCCCAGCTCGGGGACGCACAGCCACTCTATGAGCAGGCGCGGCGCGAAGGGCGGCGACCGAACTGCCAGCGCCCGTCCGGGGTCTAG
- a CDS encoding SIR2 family NAD-dependent protein deacylase has product MTQPLDLSDFERAVFFTGAGISAESGVPTYRGRAGIWAEYDPEKVASQAAFERDPETVLAFHEQRRALVAACAPNAAHRHIAAWQADHSGVSVITQNTDGLHETAGSSDVVELHGSLWRTRCARHGVLKDRSDGPYQRRDCPECGARLRPDITWFGDMVDTTAFEEAGRRVEAADLFVAVGTSGVVWPAAGFIELAARSGARMIEINPEPSEASVAFSTQLRQPAAEALPTLFPLPAD; this is encoded by the coding sequence ATGACGCAGCCCTTGGATCTCTCCGACTTCGAGCGCGCGGTCTTCTTCACCGGCGCCGGCATCTCGGCCGAATCCGGGGTGCCGACCTATCGCGGCCGCGCCGGCATCTGGGCCGAGTACGACCCCGAGAAAGTCGCCAGTCAGGCCGCCTTCGAGCGCGACCCGGAAACCGTGCTGGCCTTCCACGAGCAGCGCCGCGCGCTGGTGGCGGCCTGCGCGCCCAATGCGGCGCATCGCCACATCGCGGCCTGGCAAGCGGATCATTCCGGTGTCTCGGTCATCACCCAGAACACCGACGGGCTGCATGAGACGGCCGGCTCGAGCGACGTCGTCGAGCTGCACGGCAGCCTCTGGCGCACGCGCTGCGCAAGGCACGGCGTCCTCAAAGACCGCAGCGACGGCCCTTATCAGCGCCGGGATTGCCCGGAGTGCGGCGCGCGGCTGCGGCCGGATATCACCTGGTTCGGGGACATGGTCGACACCACAGCCTTCGAGGAGGCCGGCCGGCGCGTGGAAGCGGCCGACCTCTTCGTCGCCGTCGGCACTTCCGGCGTGGTCTGGCCAGCGGCGGGCTTCATCGAGCTGGCCGCGCGCAGCGGCGCGCGCATGATCGAGATCAACCCCGAGCCCAGCGAGGCCTCCGTGGCCTTCAGCACGCAGCTGCGCCAGCCCGCAGCCGAGGCGCTGCCGACGCTCTTCCCCTTGCCGGCGGATTGA
- a CDS encoding flavodoxin family protein, whose product MSEAKTLLVVAHAPSPNTQRLLEAVLRGAAHEDIENVRARHVPPLEAVPDDVLAADGILLGTTENLGYMSGALKDFFDRCYYPCLEHTQGRPYALWVRAGNDGTGTCRAVDTIVTGLRWKAVQDPLVCRGEFREEFLQQCEELGTYMAAGLDADIF is encoded by the coding sequence ATGAGCGAAGCCAAGACCCTGCTGGTGGTGGCGCACGCCCCCTCCCCGAATACCCAGCGCCTGCTGGAGGCCGTGCTGCGCGGCGCGGCGCACGAGGACATCGAGAACGTGCGCGCCCGCCACGTGCCGCCGCTGGAGGCCGTGCCCGACGACGTGCTCGCCGCCGACGGCATCCTGCTGGGCACCACCGAGAATCTCGGCTACATGAGCGGCGCGCTCAAGGACTTCTTCGACCGCTGCTACTACCCCTGCCTGGAGCACACGCAGGGCCGGCCCTACGCGCTCTGGGTGCGCGCCGGCAACGACGGCACCGGCACCTGCCGCGCCGTGGACACCATCGTCACCGGCCTGCGCTGGAAAGCCGTGCAGGATCCGCTGGTCTGCCGCGGCGAGTTCCGCGAGGAATTCCTGCAGCAGTGCGAGGAGCTGGGGACCTACATGGCCGCAGGGCTGGATGCCGACATCTTCTAG
- a CDS encoding RecQ family ATP-dependent DNA helicase translates to MSPSAADDALHALGFDAFRAGQREAIETLLESGRALLVAPTGGGKSLCYQVPALMLPGTTIVISPLVALMADQVAALQQRGVAATYLAATLPAETMQQRLAALWRGEYRIVYVAPERLAAAGFRERIKQLDCPLIAVDEAHCISEWGHDFRPEYMQIGEIVRELAPPHVLACTATATPVVRDEIVHRLDMGPETAQLVHGFARPNLALRAAEVGGQRDRQQQVDAALAEALGRPGDGRGVAIVYTPTRKLAETEAGRLAGQGWRTRAYHAGLPAEDRQIAQEDFMAGRLDAVCATNAFGMGIDRSDVRAVVHFGPPGSIEAYYQEVGRAGRDGDPAIGLLCWAQSDLPQRRRLLERDGEADSEIVAHKWNLFLELIRWAEGGACRHDAILRYFGDEAETLAGCGRCDVCTTIDAGGSDEDATLLARKLLSGVARIHGRFGMKMAVKLLRGEQEERLERQGLTRVSTFGLLAERSEAWITRALGRCVTAGWIVFSGDQHPVLRLSPDGDAVMRGRQSARWLPPGEAGAPSRSASGSRRRATPSADDPALDAAAQSAFDALRAARLDIAQREGVPAYVVAHDRTLREIARLRPDSLAAMEAVPGLGPAKIARYGEALLDALADA, encoded by the coding sequence ATGAGCCCCAGCGCCGCGGACGACGCCCTTCACGCCCTCGGTTTCGACGCCTTCCGCGCTGGCCAGCGCGAGGCCATCGAAACCCTGCTCGAGAGCGGTCGCGCGCTGCTGGTCGCCCCTACCGGCGGCGGCAAGTCGCTGTGCTACCAAGTGCCGGCGCTGATGCTGCCGGGCACCACCATCGTCATCTCGCCGCTGGTGGCGCTGATGGCCGACCAGGTCGCCGCCCTGCAGCAGCGCGGCGTGGCGGCGACCTATCTGGCCGCCACGCTGCCGGCCGAGACCATGCAGCAGCGCCTGGCCGCCCTCTGGCGCGGCGAGTACCGCATCGTCTACGTCGCCCCGGAGCGGCTGGCAGCAGCCGGCTTCCGCGAACGCATCAAGCAGCTGGACTGCCCGCTGATAGCGGTCGACGAGGCGCACTGCATCAGCGAATGGGGCCACGACTTCCGGCCCGAATACATGCAGATCGGCGAGATCGTGCGCGAGCTGGCGCCGCCGCACGTGCTGGCCTGCACGGCCACCGCCACCCCCGTGGTGCGCGACGAGATCGTGCACCGCCTGGACATGGGCCCGGAGACCGCACAGCTGGTACACGGCTTCGCGCGGCCGAATCTGGCGCTGCGCGCCGCCGAGGTCGGCGGCCAGCGCGACCGCCAGCAGCAGGTGGACGCCGCGCTGGCCGAGGCGCTGGGTCGGCCGGGCGACGGCCGCGGCGTGGCCATCGTCTACACGCCGACGCGCAAGCTGGCCGAGACCGAGGCGGGGCGACTCGCCGGCCAGGGCTGGCGCACGCGCGCCTATCACGCCGGCCTGCCCGCCGAAGACCGGCAGATCGCGCAGGAGGACTTCATGGCCGGCCGGCTGGACGCCGTCTGCGCCACCAACGCCTTCGGCATGGGCATCGACCGCAGCGATGTGCGCGCCGTGGTGCACTTCGGTCCGCCCGGCTCCATCGAGGCCTACTACCAAGAGGTCGGCCGCGCCGGCCGCGACGGCGACCCGGCCATCGGCCTACTGTGCTGGGCGCAGTCCGACCTGCCGCAGCGCCGGCGCCTGCTCGAGCGCGACGGCGAGGCGGACTCGGAGATCGTCGCGCACAAGTGGAACCTCTTCCTGGAGCTCATCCGCTGGGCGGAAGGCGGCGCCTGCCGGCACGACGCCATCCTGCGCTACTTCGGCGACGAGGCTGAGACGCTGGCCGGCTGCGGCCGCTGCGATGTCTGCACCACCATCGACGCCGGCGGCTCCGACGAGGACGCCACGCTGCTGGCGCGCAAGCTGCTCTCCGGTGTGGCGCGCATCCACGGCCGCTTCGGGATGAAGATGGCGGTCAAGCTGCTGCGTGGCGAGCAGGAGGAGCGCCTGGAACGGCAGGGTCTGACGCGCGTCTCCACCTTCGGCTTGCTCGCCGAGCGCAGCGAGGCCTGGATCACGCGCGCCCTCGGCCGCTGCGTCACCGCCGGCTGGATCGTCTTCTCCGGTGATCAGCATCCGGTGCTGCGCCTCAGCCCCGACGGCGACGCGGTGATGCGCGGCCGCCAGTCCGCGCGCTGGCTGCCGCCGGGCGAAGCCGGTGCGCCAAGCCGATCGGCCAGTGGCAGCCGGCGCCGCGCCACGCCTTCGGCCGACGATCCGGCGCTGGACGCAGCCGCGCAATCAGCCTTCGACGCGCTGCGCGCGGCGCGCCTGGACATCGCCCAGCGCGAGGGCGTGCCAGCCTACGTCGTGGCGCACGACCGCACGCTGCGCGAGATCGCCCGGCTGCGGCCGGACAGCCTGGCGGCCATGGAGGCGGTTCCGGGACTCGGCCCCGCCAAGATCGCGCGGTACGGCGAAGCGCTGCTGGATGCGCTGGCAGACGCCTGA
- the pdxH gene encoding pyridoxamine 5'-phosphate oxidase gives MNQYTRNPPLDAESLDPDPMRELERWIDAAREAGMLEPTAMTLATAGADGIPAARIVLFKGLHENCPTFYTNYASRKGRMLSENPHAALVFWWDQMERQVRIEGRVEKLPREISEAYFASRPRESQLSAAVSRQSRPVASRTELDARMDEAAERIGDGAIPCPEQWGGYRLLPARVEFWQGRHGRAHDRLLYEQANSGWRILRLEP, from the coding sequence ATGAATCAGTACACGCGCAATCCACCACTGGACGCCGAGTCCCTCGATCCCGACCCCATGCGCGAGCTGGAGCGCTGGATCGACGCCGCCCGCGAAGCCGGCATGCTCGAGCCCACGGCCATGACGCTGGCCACCGCCGGCGCCGACGGCATACCGGCAGCGCGCATCGTGCTCTTCAAGGGGCTGCACGAGAACTGTCCGACCTTCTATACCAACTACGCCTCACGCAAGGGCCGCATGCTGAGCGAGAACCCGCACGCCGCGCTGGTCTTCTGGTGGGACCAGATGGAGCGTCAGGTGCGGATCGAGGGGCGTGTCGAGAAGCTGCCGCGGGAGATCAGCGAGGCCTATTTCGCGAGCCGACCGCGCGAGTCGCAGCTGTCGGCCGCCGTGTCGCGCCAGTCGCGCCCGGTGGCTTCGCGGACGGAGCTGGACGCGCGCATGGACGAGGCGGCCGAGCGGATCGGCGACGGCGCGATTCCATGCCCCGAGCAATGGGGCGGCTATCGGCTGCTGCCGGCGCGCGTGGAGTTCTGGCAGGGCCGGCACGGCCGTGCTCACGACCGGCTGCTCTACGAGCAGGCCAACAGCGGCTGGCGCATCCTGCGGCTGGAGCCCTGA
- a CDS encoding prolyl hydroxylase family protein — MLQEMPELTRDASRGESPPERLCADPRIARHAAMFSRAEADHLIDCARDRLSEAAVSLNGGVGKSSGRVAQNAWIPHDHDATVRGLCERLAEAAGHPLAHAESLQVVHYAPGGEYRPHFDAYDMNTPRGREYTRRGGQRLCTAILYLNDVDAGGQTRFPRLDLTIQPRCGDALIFDSCRVGTVEVHPKALHASAPLDAGEKWIANLWFRQRPYR, encoded by the coding sequence ATGCTGCAGGAGATGCCCGAACTGACACGGGACGCGAGCCGTGGGGAATCCCCTCCCGAGCGGCTGTGCGCCGATCCGCGCATCGCCCGCCATGCGGCGATGTTCTCGCGCGCGGAAGCCGATCATCTGATCGACTGCGCGCGCGACCGATTGAGCGAGGCGGCGGTGAGCCTCAATGGTGGGGTCGGCAAGAGCAGCGGACGCGTCGCGCAGAACGCCTGGATTCCGCACGACCACGACGCCACCGTGCGTGGCCTCTGCGAACGCCTTGCCGAGGCCGCTGGTCACCCGCTGGCGCACGCCGAATCGCTGCAGGTCGTCCACTACGCGCCGGGTGGCGAGTACCGCCCGCATTTCGACGCCTACGACATGAACACGCCGCGCGGCCGCGAATACACCCGTCGCGGCGGCCAGCGCCTGTGCACGGCCATCCTCTATCTCAACGACGTCGACGCCGGCGGGCAGACCCGTTTCCCGCGTCTGGATCTCACCATCCAGCCGCGTTGCGGCGATGCGCTGATCTTCGACAGTTGCCGTGTCGGAACGGTGGAAGTTCACCCCAAGGCCTTGCACGCCTCGGCGCCACTGGACGCCGGCGAGAAGTGGATCGCCAACCTCTGGTTCCGGCAGCGCCCCTACCGCTGA
- a CDS encoding acetyl-CoA hydrolase/transferase C-terminal domain-containing protein translates to MQKHARPEDCVEAIIARLGKRIVLGTPLGIGKPNALLDALYARAVEDPGIELDIITALSLNPPAPGSDLEARVLAPIAQRVWGDYPAMRWLADFQSGRTPSNVRVIEFYVQSGARLGHARAQQDYISSNYTHVARDMLSRGVNLLAQAVAVRDTDDGLVYSLASNPDVTLELLPMMRAVERPWMAVGQVQRGLPWMGNDAVVDATEFDALLDDGSPGHAPFAVPHEPVDDAAWAIGLRAASLVRDGGTLQVGIGSLGDACCHALRLRDTDNAGFNAALDAIAGRDAAEAIGGTKSFEAGLYVASELISNPLFSLFEAGIVRREVFDDIDIQQWAADGLLDGHGPLFERLHRQTGLPRISRGLLAAMQRYGLVHEELARDGQSLRLPDGESLANDLADPQVRAALDAGAAGPGLRGGISMHGAFFIGPGDLYERLQALDEVRRARIGMTSVAEVNRIYTDYRLERLQRRHPRFINITMKATLLGAAVSDQLDNGRVVSGVGGQFDFVAMAHQLPEGRSVLCLRAARGGGEAPESNIVWEYAHNTVPRHMRDIVVTEYGVADLRGKTDRECIEAMLAIADSRCQPALIEAAQAAGKLPADYTLPESARNNTPAGVREALAPFRKDGRLPDLPFGSDLRPEEIALIGRLKGLQKARKSWSGRLRLVRALLRPAPSDDERVAFALRHMELDGPDAPRLQRRLVRAAHAL, encoded by the coding sequence ATGCAAAAGCACGCCCGCCCCGAGGATTGCGTCGAGGCGATCATCGCCCGGCTCGGCAAGCGCATTGTCCTGGGCACGCCGCTGGGCATCGGCAAGCCCAACGCGCTGCTCGACGCGCTCTACGCGCGCGCCGTCGAGGATCCGGGCATCGAGCTGGACATCATCACGGCGCTTTCGCTGAACCCGCCAGCGCCGGGGAGTGATCTGGAGGCGCGCGTGCTGGCGCCCATCGCGCAACGTGTCTGGGGCGATTATCCAGCCATGCGTTGGCTGGCCGATTTCCAGTCCGGTCGTACGCCGAGCAATGTCCGCGTCATCGAGTTCTATGTGCAATCCGGCGCGCGCCTCGGTCATGCCCGCGCCCAGCAGGACTACATCAGCAGCAACTACACGCATGTGGCGCGCGACATGCTCTCACGCGGGGTGAATCTGCTGGCGCAGGCCGTGGCCGTGCGCGATACCGACGATGGGCTCGTCTACAGTCTGGCCTCGAATCCCGACGTGACGCTGGAGCTGCTACCGATGATGCGTGCTGTCGAGCGCCCGTGGATGGCGGTGGGCCAGGTCCAGCGCGGCCTGCCCTGGATGGGCAATGACGCCGTCGTCGACGCCACGGAATTCGACGCCCTCCTCGACGACGGCAGCCCGGGCCACGCGCCCTTTGCCGTGCCGCACGAGCCGGTGGACGACGCGGCCTGGGCCATCGGCCTGCGCGCGGCCAGCCTCGTGCGCGACGGCGGCACGCTGCAGGTCGGCATCGGCAGCCTCGGCGACGCCTGCTGCCATGCGCTGCGCCTGCGCGATACCGACAACGCCGGCTTCAATGCCGCCCTCGACGCCATCGCCGGCCGCGACGCCGCCGAGGCCATCGGCGGTACGAAGAGCTTCGAAGCCGGGCTGTACGTGGCCAGCGAGCTGATCTCGAATCCGCTGTTCAGCCTCTTCGAGGCCGGCATCGTGCGGCGCGAAGTTTTCGACGACATCGATATCCAGCAGTGGGCCGCCGACGGTCTGCTCGACGGTCACGGCCCGCTCTTCGAGCGTCTGCATCGGCAGACCGGCTTGCCGCGCATCAGCCGCGGCCTCCTCGCGGCCATGCAGCGCTACGGGCTGGTGCACGAGGAGCTGGCGCGCGATGGCCAGTCGCTGCGGCTGCCCGATGGCGAGAGCCTGGCCAACGACCTTGCCGATCCGCAGGTGCGCGCCGCCCTGGATGCGGGCGCGGCCGGTCCGGGGCTGCGTGGCGGCATCAGCATGCACGGCGCTTTCTTCATTGGCCCCGGCGACCTCTACGAGCGGCTGCAAGCCCTCGACGAGGTGCGGCGGGCGCGCATCGGAATGACCTCGGTGGCCGAGGTCAACCGCATCTACACCGACTACCGCCTGGAGCGGCTGCAGCGCCGGCATCCGCGTTTTATCAACATCACGATGAAGGCCACACTGCTGGGCGCGGCGGTTTCCGACCAGCTCGACAATGGCCGCGTGGTATCGGGCGTGGGCGGTCAGTTCGACTTCGTAGCGATGGCGCATCAGCTGCCCGAGGGCCGATCCGTGCTCTGTCTGCGCGCCGCGCGCGGCGGTGGTGAGGCGCCGGAGTCGAACATCGTCTGGGAATACGCCCACAACACCGTGCCGCGCCACATGCGCGACATCGTCGTCACCGAGTACGGCGTCGCCGACCTACGCGGCAAGACCGACCGCGAGTGCATCGAGGCCATGCTGGCCATCGCCGACAGCCGCTGCCAGCCGGCGCTCATCGAAGCCGCCCAGGCTGCGGGCAAGCTGCCGGCCGACTACACGCTGCCGGAAAGCGCTCGCAACAACACGCCCGCCGGGGTGCGCGAGGCGCTGGCGCCCTTCCGCAAGGACGGCCGGTTGCCGGATCTGCCTTTCGGCTCCGATCTCAGGCCCGAGGAGATCGCGCTGATCGGGCGACTCAAGGGGCTGCAGAAGGCCAGAAAGAGCTGGAGCGGTCGCCTGCGTCTGGTGCGTGCTCTGCTGCGTCCCGCGCCCAGCGACGACGAGAGGGTCGCTTTCGCGCTGCGCCACATGGAGCTCGACGGTCCCGATGCGCCGCGTCTGCAGCGGCGACTGGTGCGGGCGGCGCACGCGCTGTGA
- a CDS encoding DUF2231 domain-containing protein — MPSDWHPIFVHFALALPLVASVLYPLSFALPTARPAAHWCLGLGVVFLWLAVGSGMWATLLADAEGAARQAIALHQYWGWATAVLYSLSLALITSLRRVGALLLLTLALAAASAVVTGWLGGENVYHHGIGVQQQTEQP; from the coding sequence ATGCCCAGTGACTGGCACCCGATCTTCGTGCACTTCGCGCTCGCCCTGCCGCTGGTGGCCAGCGTGCTCTATCCGCTCTCCTTCGCGCTGCCGACGGCGCGTCCGGCGGCGCACTGGTGCCTTGGGCTGGGCGTGGTCTTCCTCTGGCTGGCGGTGGGCAGCGGCATGTGGGCCACCCTGCTGGCCGATGCCGAGGGCGCGGCCCGGCAGGCCATCGCGCTGCATCAGTACTGGGGCTGGGCTACGGCCGTGCTGTATTCGCTGTCGCTTGCCCTGATCACCAGTCTGCGCCGCGTCGGCGCGCTGCTGCTGCTGACCCTCGCCCTAGCCGCCGCCAGCGCGGTCGTCACCGGCTGGCTGGGTGGCGAGAATGTCTACCACCACGGCATCGGCGTCCAGCAGCAGACGGAGCAGCCATGA